One segment of Ipomoea triloba cultivar NCNSP0323 chromosome 12, ASM357664v1 DNA contains the following:
- the LOC115998742 gene encoding basic blue protein — MEALYRCMLVVVLGALMIEQAVAAQHVVGGSQGWDESTDFESWASANTFKVGDQLVFRYNPGLHSVVELGSESAYKSCDTSSSVNSLSGGNDVVKLNKAGSRYFACGTAGHCEQGMKLKVTIVTGNAPSNPASTTSTSSAPHLLLPPFVFFFVAALLLPQLHLL, encoded by the exons ATGGAGGCTTTGTACAGATGTATGTTGGTAGTTGTTCTTGGGGCACTGATGATTGAACAAGCGGTGGCAGCACAGCACGTCGTGGGTGGTAGCCAAGGTTGGGATGAATCCACAGATTTCGAATCCTGGGCATCTGCTAATACATTCAAGGTCGGAGATCAACTAG TGTTTAGGTACAATCCGGGACTGCATAGCGTGGTGGAATTAGGGAGCGAAAGCGCGTACAAGAGCTGCGACACAAGCAGTTCGGTGAACAGTTTGAGCGGCGGAAACGACGTGGTGAAGCTAAACAAGGCCGGCAGCCGCTACTTCGCTTGCGGCACGGCGGGACATTGCGAGCAGGGAATGAAGCTCAAGGTTACAATCGTCACCGGAAATGCGCCGTCCAATCCCGCGTCTACTACCTCCACTTCTTCTGCTCCTCATCTCTTATTACCACCTTTCGTTTTCTTTTTCGTTGCTGCACTCCTGCTACCCCAACTCCACCTACTGTAG
- the LOC115998741 gene encoding uridine kinase-like protein 1, chloroplastic, with protein sequence MPEETTAIDYVMEAASGPHFSGLRLDGLLSAASSPRSSNQTPTAFASSFTPPPDFSGQKQPFVIGVSGGTASGKTTVCDMIIQQLHDHRVVLVNQDSFYRGLNSEELKRVHEYNFDHPDAFDTEQLLECVGKLKAGQSVQVPIYDFKTHQRCSDSFRQVNASDVIILEGILVFHDSRVRNLMNMKIFVDTDADVRLARRIRRDTVERGRDLNSVLEQYAKFVKPAFDDFVLPSKKYADVIIPRGGDNHVAIDLIVQHIRTKLGQHDLCKIYPNVYVINSTFQIRGMHTLIRDREISKHDFVFYSDRLIRLVVENGLGHLPFTEKQVVTPTESVYTGVDFCKKLCGVSIVRSGESMENALRACCKGIKIGKILIHRDGDNGKQLIYEKLPKDISERHVLLLDPVLATGNSANQAIELLIQKGVPEAHILFLNLISAPEGIHCVCKRFPSLKIITSEIDLAINEEFRVVPGMGEFGDRYFGTDDE encoded by the exons ATGCCGGAGGAGACGACGGCGATTGATTACGTGATGGAGGCAGCGTCGGGCCCACACTTCTCCGGACTTCGCCTCGACGGCCTCCTCTCTGCCGCATCTTCACCTCGCTCTTCCAATCAAACTCCTACTGCCTTTGCTTCCTCTTTCACTCCTCCTCCCGATTTCTCCGGCCAGAAACAGCCCTTCGTCATCG GAGTTTCCGGAGGTACTGCCTCTGGGAAGACAACAGTGTGCGACATGATTATTCAACAGTTACATGATCATCGCGTTGTGCTTGTCAATCAG GATTCCTTCTACCGTGGTTTAAACTCTGAAGAGTTAAAACGTGTCCATGAGTATAACTTTGATCATCCAG ACGCGTTTGACACTGAGCAGCTTTTGGAGTGCGTTGGAAAGCTCAAAGCTGGCCAATCTGTCCAAGTTCCAATATATGATTTCAAAACACACCAAAGATGTTCTGATAGCTTCCGTCAG GTAAATGCATCTGATGTAATCATCTTGGAGGGCATACTTGTTTTTCATGACTCACGTGTCCGCAATTTGATGAATATGAAGATTTTTGTAGATACAG ATGCTGACGTAAGACTTGCTCGCCGAATAAGACGTGATACTGTTGAGAGGGGCAGGGATCTAAACTCTGTTCTTGAACAG TATGCAAAGTTTGTCAAGCCTGCTTTTGATGATTTTGTTCTCCCCTCAAAGAAATATGCTGATGTTATCATACCCAGGGGAGGTGATAATCATGTTGCTATTGATTTGATTGTCCAACATATTCGGACAAAGCTTGGTCAACATGATCTCTGCAAAATATATCCAAATGTATATGTTATTAACTCAACTTTCCAG ATAAGAGGTATGCACACCCTGATCCGAGATAGGGAAATCTCCAAACATGACTTTGTTTTTTATTCTGACCGGCTTATACGTTTG GTTGTGGAGAATGGTCTTGGCCACTTACCCTTCACTGAGAAGCAAGTAGTCACTCCAACAG AGTCGGTATATACTGGTGTTGACTTTTGCAAGAAACTATGTGGAGTATCTATTGTTCGAAG TGGTGAAAGTATGGAAAATGCGTTGCGTGCTTGTTGCAAGGGTATAAAAATTGGGAAAATTCTGATCCACCGTGATGGTGACAATGGGAAACAG CTTATCTACGAAAAACTTCCAAAAGATATATCAGAGCGCCATGTCCTGCTTCTCGACCCTGTTCTTGCTACAG GTAACTCTGCTAACCAGGCCATAGAGTTGCTCATACAGAAAGGAGTTCCAGAAGCccatatattattcttaaacCTCATATCT GCACCGGAGGGTATACATTGTGTTTGCAAACGTTTCCCATCGCTGAAAATCATCACGTCTGAGATTGACCTTGCTATAAATGAAGAATTCCGCGTTGTACCCGGAATGGGAGAGTTTGGTGATAGATACTTTGGGACAGATGATGAGTGA
- the LOC115998740 gene encoding uncharacterized protein LOC115998740: MPMALALTFTHFSLSPPFYRISCQATTAVASPSAVHISPQLPSPPLLPQLSHVQNPNSAPAPSVSCALNCSHFQMCSGCSHEYNLHHPVMVDEAMNFFKKLGVTDFTFDSCRLWGWRCRAKLAVRGTSTKPLIGLYREGTHNVVDIPDCRAHHPNINAAVQLLKRGITELNVEPYDEDAGTGELRYVQMAVTTHDTSRPISERYKNGKVQVSLVWNSRSENSPTSEKLNALANFLWRTGGPRSELHLIHSVWANFQTSSNNIIFGNRWRYLLGERDFWEHVGGIDVSLAPSSFGQANTRAFDSLLRKLHKYVPYGASVVDLYAGAGVIGLSLASTRKCSSVKCVEVNKESKQSFTKTAERLPTNLNSSISWHHADTSIEPLSWLVGSDVVVVDPPRKGLDPSLIKALQTVSSMTRKSKKSESNEKAKDEKRPWILRAREASVLIREKTEYEENQSLPQTLIYISCGWESFKEDCMSLVSSKAWHLEKAHGFNFFPGTQSVEILAVFKRGSRNSTKKKKLGKKKNRP, translated from the exons ATGCCAATGGCTTTGGCTTTGACATTCACTCATTTTTCCCTTTCTCCTCCTTTCTATCGCATAAGCTGCCAGGCTACCACCGCCGTCGCCTCTCCCTCCGCCGTGCACATCTCTCCGCAACTACCGTCGCCGCCGCTTCTTCCACAGCTGTCTCATGTCCAAAACCCTAATTCCGCCCCTGCACCATCCGTATCATGCGCTCTCAATTGCTCTCACTTCCAGAT GTGCTCTGGTTGTTCTCATGAGTACAATCTCCACCATCCAGTAATGGTTGATGAAGCGATGAACTTCTTCAAGAAGCTTGGCGTGACCGATTTCACCTTTGATAGTTGTAGATTG TGGGGATGGAGGTGCCGTGCAAAGCTTGCAGTTCGCGGCACATCAACAAAACCTCTAATTGGGCTATATCGGGAGGGAACTCACAACGTTGTTGATATCCCTGATTGTAGAG CTCACCATCCCAACATTAATGCTGCTGTGCAACTCCTGAAACGAG GGATAACTGAATTGAATGTTGAACCATATGATGAAGATGCAGGAACAGGGGAATTGAGATATGTCCAG ATGGCTGTGACGACACATGACACATCTCGTCCAATCTCTGAAAGATATAAGAATG gtaaagttcaggTTTCTTTGGTTTGGAATTCGAGGAGTGAGAACTCACCTACTTCAGAAAAATTAAATGCTTTGGCCAAT TTCTTGTGGAGAACTGGTGGACCAAGGAGTGAACTCCATTTAATTCATTCTGTTTGGGCTAATTTTCAGACATCATCAAATAAT ATAATTTTCGGAAACAGATGGAGGTATCTATTAGGTGAAAGAGATTTCTGGGAACATGTTGGTGGAATTGATGTTTCCTTGGCTCCATCAAGTTTTGGACAAGCAAATACACGG GCATTTGACTCTTTGCTACGCAAGTTACATAAATATGTCCCATATGGTGCATCAGTTGTTGATCTTTATGCAGGAGCTGGTGTAATTGGATTGTCTTTGGCATCAACAAGGAAATGCAG TTCAGTTAAATGTGTAGAGGTCAACAAAGAATCAAAGCAATCTTTTACAAAGACAGCTGAGCGCTTGCCAACCAATCTCAATAGCAGCATTAGCTGGCATCATGCAGACACTTCAATT GAACCACTTTCTTGGCTTGTTGGATCTGATGTTGTTGTGGTTGACCCTCCGAGGAAGGGACTGGATCCATCTCTGATTAAGGCATTACAGACTGTGTCATCTATGACACGCAAAAGCAAAAAATCTGAGAG TAATGAAAAGGCAAAAGATGAAAAAAGACCTTGGATTCTACGTGCAAGAGAAGCTTCAGTTTTGATTAGAGAGAAAACTGAATATGAGGAAAACCAATCTTTGCCTCAAACTCTCATCTATATAAGCTGTGGATGGGAAAGTTTTAAAGAG GATTGCATGTCACTTGTGTCTTCCAAGGCATGGCATTTAGAAAAGGCCCATGGCTTTAATTTCTTCCCAGGAACACAAAG TGTTGAGATTCTAGCCGTGTTTAAGAGAGGCTCAAGGAATAGcactaaaaaaaagaaattgggaaagaagaagaatagaCCTTGA